Proteins encoded within one genomic window of Haladaptatus sp. QDMS2:
- the hisD gene encoding histidinol dehydrogenase yields MEPTPVADLGPGERRALFSRDAGIDEIRSDVANIVSRVRDEGDVALRQFSKEFDGVDVGNLDMTDQAERAADAIDDDIRSAIETAAANIRAFHERQVPDDWRVADDGRELGRRFRPIERVGVYVPGGAAAYPSSALMGVIPANVAGVDQIAVATPPAKKVNPVTLAAIHIAGADAVYQVGGAQAIAAFAYGTETLPRVEKIVGPGNKWVTAAKAEVRGDVEIDMLAGPSEILVVADETANPKFVAADLVAQAEHDPNAAVAAVTDSEDLADAVAEEVEKQTGEREREDIIREALDNDASGLFVARSMSEAILFAEEYAPEHLSIQADDDESILARIASAGSVFLGPYTPVAAGDYASGTNHVLPTNGQAKVTGGLSVDTFMRSTTVQRLNEDALADLSETITTLAEAEGLEAHAESVRTRLQD; encoded by the coding sequence ATGGAACCTACACCCGTCGCAGACCTCGGCCCCGGGGAGCGACGCGCGCTTTTCTCCCGCGATGCGGGAATCGACGAGATTCGCAGTGACGTCGCGAACATCGTCTCTCGGGTCCGAGACGAGGGCGACGTAGCCCTGCGCCAGTTCTCGAAGGAGTTCGACGGCGTGGACGTCGGCAACCTCGACATGACGGACCAGGCAGAACGCGCCGCCGATGCGATAGACGACGACATCCGCTCGGCCATCGAAACGGCCGCCGCAAACATTCGCGCCTTCCACGAGCGCCAGGTCCCCGACGACTGGCGCGTCGCGGACGACGGCCGCGAACTCGGCCGACGGTTTCGACCCATCGAGCGCGTCGGCGTCTACGTCCCCGGCGGCGCGGCGGCGTACCCGTCGAGCGCCCTCATGGGGGTTATCCCCGCGAACGTCGCCGGCGTGGACCAAATTGCCGTCGCCACCCCACCGGCGAAGAAGGTGAACCCGGTCACGCTCGCGGCCATCCACATCGCCGGCGCAGACGCCGTCTATCAGGTCGGCGGGGCGCAGGCCATCGCCGCGTTCGCCTACGGGACCGAAACCCTCCCCCGCGTCGAGAAAATCGTCGGGCCGGGCAACAAGTGGGTCACCGCCGCGAAGGCTGAAGTCCGCGGCGACGTGGAAATCGACATGCTCGCCGGGCCGAGCGAGATTCTCGTCGTCGCAGACGAGACGGCGAACCCCAAGTTCGTAGCCGCCGACTTGGTCGCGCAGGCCGAACACGACCCGAACGCGGCCGTCGCGGCAGTCACCGACAGCGAGGACCTCGCCGACGCCGTCGCCGAGGAAGTCGAGAAACAGACAGGGGAGCGCGAACGCGAGGACATCATCCGCGAGGCACTCGACAACGACGCGAGCGGCCTGTTCGTCGCCCGCTCGATGTCCGAGGCGATTCTGTTCGCAGAGGAGTACGCCCCAGAGCACCTCTCGATTCAGGCCGACGACGACGAGTCCATCTTAGCGCGCATCGCCAGTGCTGGAAGCGTCTTCCTTGGCCCGTACACGCCCGTGGCGGCCGGCGACTACGCTTCCGGGACGAACCACGTCCTGCCGACGAACGGGCAGGCGAAGGTCACCGGCGGCCTCTCCGTGGACACGTTCATGCGCTCGACGACGGTGCAGCGACTGAACGAGGATGCACTCGCAGACCTCTCTGAGACGATTACGACGCTCGCCGAGGCAGAAGGGTTGGAGGCGCACGCAGAAAGCGTCCGGACGCGACTTCAGGACTGA
- a CDS encoding winged helix-turn-helix domain-containing protein yields MARLLPLRADPEVAPGDPRLVDVDSEAADEVFEALSSRTARRILAVLYESPRTPTEIREEVGTSLQNVHYHLDKLQSAGLITAAGTGYSEKGKEMTVFAPTSESVVLFAGDERQQSLLRGVLTRLVGAIVLLAGATLGLQYALANFFAQSAGGPSADASSGGADGAMAAQETTQVAAESAAQSAPFLDPALAFFLGGSFIILLAISWWAYQQA; encoded by the coding sequence ATGGCCCGTTTGCTTCCGCTCCGGGCGGACCCGGAAGTCGCGCCGGGGGACCCCCGGCTGGTGGACGTAGACAGCGAGGCCGCAGACGAGGTGTTCGAGGCGCTCTCCTCGCGCACCGCACGTCGCATCCTCGCTGTCCTCTATGAAAGCCCACGCACCCCGACAGAGATTCGAGAGGAAGTCGGAACGTCACTCCAGAACGTCCACTACCACCTCGACAAACTCCAGAGCGCCGGGCTCATCACCGCGGCGGGGACGGGCTACTCGGAGAAGGGAAAGGAGATGACCGTCTTCGCACCGACGAGCGAGTCTGTCGTACTGTTCGCGGGCGACGAGCGCCAGCAGTCGCTGCTTCGCGGCGTCCTCACTCGACTGGTCGGTGCAATCGTTCTGCTCGCAGGAGCGACCCTCGGCTTGCAGTACGCACTCGCGAACTTCTTCGCACAGTCGGCCGGCGGGCCGTCGGCAGACGCAAGCAGCGGGGGTGCAGACGGCGCGATGGCCGCCCAGGAGACCACGCAAGTCGCCGCCGAATCCGCAGCACAGTCGGCTCCCTTCCTCGACCCGGCGCTCGCGTTCTTCCTCGGCGGGTCGTTTATCATTCTGCTCGCCATCTCGTGGTGGGCCTACCAGCAAGCCTGA
- a CDS encoding ferredoxin--NADP reductase, whose protein sequence is MVHFENDGEEEARPYTAATLPGTNELVLVIKRYDDGNGSVFMHERERGDEIEIEEIDGNLHLRNPDRDAVFIATGTGITPLYPMVRQYAADGEGHAHLVFGERDREHIIFRESVDQLQAENETLTVDYVLSDADEAWDGPTGHVQDHLPDLLDNLEKTDFYICGVPEMVVETEDLLVDAGVDEANIYTEGWESDAADE, encoded by the coding sequence ATGGTTCACTTCGAGAACGACGGCGAGGAGGAAGCCCGCCCCTACACGGCGGCGACCCTCCCGGGGACGAACGAACTCGTCCTCGTCATCAAGCGGTACGACGACGGAAACGGCTCCGTCTTCATGCACGAGCGCGAGCGCGGGGACGAGATAGAAATCGAGGAGATAGACGGCAACCTCCACCTTCGGAACCCCGACCGAGACGCCGTGTTCATCGCCACCGGAACCGGCATTACGCCACTCTACCCGATGGTGAGACAGTACGCCGCAGACGGTGAGGGTCACGCCCACCTCGTCTTCGGAGAGCGTGACCGCGAACACATCATCTTTCGCGAGAGTGTAGACCAGTTGCAGGCTGAAAACGAGACGCTGACCGTCGATTACGTCCTCTCCGACGCCGACGAAGCGTGGGACGGTCCCACCGGACACGTCCAGGACCACCTCCCGGACCTGCTCGATAACCTCGAAAAGACCGACTTCTACATCTGTGGCGTCCCCGAGATGGTCGTCGAGACGGAGGACCTCCTCGTCGATGCGGGCGTAGACGAGGCAAATATCTACACAGAAGGGTGGGAGTCGGACGCCGCAGACGAGTGA
- a CDS encoding cupin domain-containing protein, which translates to MIQNKQAVPVSIDSPDAVARQQMNFGDTSGYGDFSGEYFTLAAGTDITPLLEGLEDDHCQCPHWGYVIEGRLTTRYSDGREEVTQTGDLFHWPPGHTVSANDDSAFVMFSPQEEHAAVIDHILKKMGGQEP; encoded by the coding sequence ATGATTCAAAACAAACAGGCGGTACCGGTGAGCATCGATTCGCCGGACGCCGTCGCGCGACAGCAGATGAACTTCGGCGACACGAGCGGCTACGGGGATTTCAGTGGCGAATACTTCACGCTCGCTGCCGGGACAGATATCACACCACTCCTTGAGGGACTCGAAGACGACCACTGCCAGTGCCCACACTGGGGCTACGTCATCGAAGGCAGACTCACGACGAGGTATTCTGACGGGCGCGAAGAGGTAACGCAAACCGGCGACCTCTTCCACTGGCCGCCCGGCCACACGGTCAGCGCGAACGACGATTCCGCATTCGTCATGTTCAGTCCACAGGAGGAACACGCCGCAGTCATCGACCATATCTTGAAGAAAATGGGTGGGCAGGAGCCATGA
- a CDS encoding NAD(P)/FAD-dependent oxidoreductase: MERVDVAIVGGGPAGSSAAKAAAQRGADAVVLEKGVPRADRERLGPDSTDAAGMLDYWIDLMDMEPHEFPEEAILSELDGAQFIGPTEQFTLQETGIPAKYDGFGFCFHRARFDDWLRDEAEAAGAEYRVKAAVKDVTTTLASGPKHTLTLRDGAEIEAEYLILADGPQRQVTLETVDQFMPAGRSVADYLGPKKANHIAYQEHREFPTELVEDNLIKFWWGVIPGHTAYPWVFPNDGNVQRVGLTMPIGMEMGNIEYPHEYKLLRHDDRQLPPGRVYLRRLLEMLYGDEYDIEDDFPLVEDRGKSGGTEAYPISSTRPIDSPVAANIAVTGGAMGGTSHFHEGGDHVAVRTGKLAGAMAASGTLRSYNTAWKRALGDEVLRSIAMADYVTNFTPRDWDHTFRTVDRLLDRGGYSTTQAISSGISGAKLLAKYRKIKLGYRNHSYVQIREDEYTA, translated from the coding sequence ATGGAGCGCGTTGACGTTGCGATAGTCGGCGGGGGGCCTGCTGGCTCCTCGGCGGCGAAGGCGGCGGCCCAACGGGGTGCCGATGCCGTCGTTCTCGAAAAGGGGGTGCCGCGAGCAGACCGCGAGCGACTCGGTCCCGACTCGACCGACGCCGCCGGGATGCTAGACTACTGGATCGACTTGATGGACATGGAGCCACACGAGTTCCCCGAGGAGGCCATCCTCTCGGAACTCGACGGCGCGCAGTTCATCGGTCCCACGGAGCAGTTTACGCTCCAGGAGACCGGGATTCCGGCGAAGTACGACGGCTTTGGCTTCTGTTTCCACCGGGCCCGGTTCGACGACTGGCTTCGCGACGAAGCGGAGGCAGCCGGGGCCGAGTACCGCGTGAAAGCGGCGGTCAAGGACGTGACGACCACGCTCGCGAGCGGCCCGAAACACACGCTGACGCTGCGCGACGGGGCTGAAATCGAAGCGGAATACCTCATTCTCGCAGACGGCCCCCAGCGACAGGTCACCCTCGAAACAGTCGACCAGTTCATGCCCGCGGGACGGTCGGTGGCCGACTACCTCGGCCCGAAGAAGGCGAATCACATCGCGTATCAGGAACACCGCGAGTTCCCCACAGAACTGGTCGAGGACAACCTCATCAAGTTCTGGTGGGGCGTCATCCCCGGCCACACCGCCTACCCGTGGGTCTTCCCCAACGACGGGAACGTCCAGCGCGTCGGCCTCACGATGCCCATCGGGATGGAAATGGGGAACATCGAATACCCACACGAATACAAACTGCTGCGCCACGACGACCGGCAGCTTCCGCCGGGCCGGGTGTACCTCCGACGCCTGCTCGAAATGCTCTACGGCGACGAGTACGACATCGAGGACGACTTCCCGCTCGTGGAGGACCGCGGCAAGAGCGGCGGAACCGAAGCCTATCCGATTTCCTCGACGCGACCAATCGACTCGCCCGTGGCCGCGAACATCGCCGTGACCGGCGGTGCGATGGGCGGCACCTCCCACTTCCACGAGGGCGGCGACCACGTCGCGGTTCGAACCGGGAAACTCGCCGGCGCGATGGCCGCGAGCGGAACGCTGCGGTCGTACAACACCGCCTGGAAACGCGCCCTCGGCGACGAGGTTCTGCGGAGCATTGCGATGGCAGACTACGTCACGAACTTTACGCCCCGCGACTGGGACCACACGTTCCGGACCGTGGACCGCCTGCTCGACCGCGGCGGCTACAGCACCACACAGGCCATCTCCTCGGGTATCTCCGGGGCGAAGCTCCTCGCGAAGTATCGCAAAATAAAACTCGGCTACCGGAACCACTCGTACGTCCAGATTCGCGAAGACGAGTACACCGCCTGA
- a CDS encoding enoyl-CoA hydratase/isomerase family protein — protein sequence MSEYEYVSTDQTDAVHTIRIDRPAAHNSFDRQLAAELREATYDAVSRDDVRCLVLRGTGATFCTGADLGTLDGDETDESRLRHLATDLHAIVSALVHAPMPVVTGVNGVAAGGGLGLALCGDIVLAAESARFEFAYPRIGLSGDGGSTYFLPRLVGLRQAQRLTLRDEPVGSEEAVDLGLVTERVADEAFDAHLADLAASVASGPTAAYAETRRLLHESFDNTLSEQLTSELDRIAGLANTDDFTRGHDAFFEKSPAEFEGR from the coding sequence ATGTCCGAATACGAGTACGTCTCGACCGACCAGACGGACGCCGTCCACACCATCCGCATCGACCGCCCAGCGGCGCACAACTCCTTCGACCGCCAACTCGCCGCAGAACTGCGCGAAGCCACCTACGACGCCGTCTCCCGCGACGACGTTCGCTGTCTCGTCCTCCGCGGCACGGGAGCGACGTTCTGTACTGGCGCGGACCTGGGCACGCTTGACGGCGATGAAACCGATGAGTCTCGTCTTCGCCACCTCGCCACCGACCTACACGCCATCGTGAGCGCCCTCGTCCACGCACCGATGCCCGTCGTGACGGGCGTAAACGGCGTGGCCGCCGGTGGGGGCCTCGGCCTCGCGCTGTGCGGCGACATCGTCCTCGCTGCCGAGTCTGCTCGGTTCGAGTTCGCCTACCCGCGCATTGGCCTCTCCGGGGACGGGGGTTCGACCTACTTCCTGCCGCGCCTCGTCGGCCTTCGGCAGGCCCAGCGACTCACCCTCCGTGACGAACCGGTCGGCAGCGAGGAAGCCGTAGACCTCGGACTCGTCACCGAACGGGTCGCAGACGAGGCGTTCGACGCGCACCTCGCGGACCTCGCCGCGAGCGTAGCGAGCGGGCCGACGGCCGCCTACGCTGAGACACGGCGATTGCTCCACGAGAGCTTCGACAACACCCTCTCGGAGCAACTCACGTCGGAACTCGACCGCATCGCGGGACTGGCGAACACCGACGATTTCACCCGCGGACACGACGCCTTCTTCGAGAAATCCCCCGCAGAGTTCGAGGGTCGATAG
- a CDS encoding D-2-hydroxyacid dehydrogenase, whose translation MPVEEYAAALRARLPDHDIAVARTPSEERELIEHAPVVTGGVIDEELLDAAENLELFACVYAGYNHLPLEKLAARDIAVTTASGVHGPNIGEHVVGSMLALARSFPEGWRRQQTREWRHYETRELKGSTVTIVGLGAIGTAVTERLQGFDVTTLGVRYSPEKGGPTDEVVGFDDLHEALARTDYLVLACPLTEETRGLIGREAFATLPPEAVLVNVARGPVVDTDAMVRAIRLGKLRGAALDVTDPEPLPADHPLWGFSNVIISPHNAGHTPAYYERLGDIVARNLQTVAETGRYETLENQVR comes from the coding sequence ATGCCCGTCGAGGAGTACGCCGCGGCTCTCCGGGCGCGACTCCCCGACCACGATATCGCGGTTGCGAGAACTCCATCGGAAGAACGCGAGCTCATCGAACACGCGCCGGTCGTCACGGGCGGCGTCATCGACGAGGAGTTGCTCGACGCCGCGGAGAACCTCGAACTGTTCGCCTGCGTCTACGCCGGGTACAACCACCTGCCACTCGAAAAACTCGCTGCCCGCGACATCGCCGTCACCACCGCCTCCGGCGTCCACGGCCCGAACATCGGCGAGCACGTCGTCGGGTCGATGCTCGCGCTCGCCCGATCGTTCCCCGAAGGCTGGCGACGCCAGCAGACGCGCGAGTGGCGCCACTACGAGACCCGTGAACTGAAGGGTTCGACGGTGACCATCGTCGGCCTCGGAGCGATTGGCACGGCCGTCACGGAGCGGTTGCAGGGTTTCGACGTCACGACGCTCGGCGTGCGCTACTCGCCCGAGAAGGGTGGCCCAACCGACGAGGTGGTCGGATTCGACGACCTCCACGAGGCACTCGCCCGGACCGACTACCTCGTGCTCGCCTGCCCACTCACGGAGGAGACGCGGGGACTAATCGGCCGCGAGGCGTTCGCCACGCTCCCCCCGGAAGCCGTTCTCGTGAACGTCGCCCGTGGCCCCGTCGTGGACACGGACGCGATGGTCCGGGCGATTCGCCTCGGAAAACTCCGCGGGGCGGCCCTCGACGTGACCGACCCCGAACCGCTCCCGGCAGACCACCCGCTCTGGGGGTTCTCGAACGTCATCATCTCGCCGCACAACGCGGGCCACACGCCAGCGTACTACGAACGGCTTGGAGACATCGTGGCGCGGAATCTCCAGACGGTCGCAGAAACTGGTCGGTACGAAACACTCGAAAATCAGGTTCGCTAA
- the asd gene encoding aspartate-semialdehyde dehydrogenase, which translates to MTVKVGILGATGAVGQRLIQLLEPHDQFEIAALTASADSAGKSYRDAAKWRVNTPIPDSVADLTVTDTNPDEVPNDVDLLFSSLPSSVGAAVEEGFAEAGYVVSSNSSNWRMAADVPLIIPEVNADHLGLLEVQQDERGWDGAIVKNPNCSTITFTPTLAALTDFGLERVHVATLQAVSGAGYDGVTSMEIIDNAIPHIGGEEEKLETESRRLLGEFDGAEVNLHDVEVSASCNRIPTLDGHLENVWVEASEELTPEAAAEAMRDYPGLDLPLSPDPFIQVFEEFDRPQPRLDRDLGDGMSISVGGLSASTFGLQYNCLAHNTIRGAAGASVLNGELLLDRDYL; encoded by the coding sequence ATGACTGTCAAGGTAGGCATTCTTGGAGCCACCGGTGCCGTAGGGCAACGGCTCATTCAGCTTTTGGAACCGCACGACCAGTTCGAAATCGCCGCGCTCACCGCGAGCGCGGATAGCGCGGGCAAGTCGTACCGCGACGCCGCAAAGTGGCGGGTCAACACGCCCATCCCAGACTCCGTCGCGGACCTCACCGTCACCGACACCAATCCCGACGAGGTACCCAACGACGTGGACCTGCTGTTCTCCTCGCTGCCCTCGTCGGTCGGGGCCGCCGTCGAAGAAGGCTTCGCCGAAGCGGGCTACGTCGTCTCCTCTAACTCCTCGAACTGGCGGATGGCCGCGGACGTGCCGCTCATCATTCCCGAAGTGAACGCAGACCATCTTGGCCTGCTCGAAGTCCAGCAGGACGAACGCGGCTGGGACGGCGCCATCGTGAAGAACCCCAACTGTTCGACCATCACCTTCACGCCGACGCTCGCCGCGCTCACCGACTTCGGCTTAGAGCGCGTCCACGTCGCAACCCTGCAGGCGGTCTCTGGGGCGGGCTACGACGGCGTCACGTCGATGGAAATCATCGACAACGCCATCCCGCACATCGGCGGCGAAGAGGAGAAGTTAGAAACTGAATCGCGCCGACTTCTCGGCGAGTTCGACGGGGCCGAAGTGAACCTCCACGACGTGGAAGTCTCCGCCTCGTGTAACCGGATTCCGACGCTCGACGGCCACTTAGAGAACGTCTGGGTCGAAGCCAGCGAGGAACTCACGCCCGAGGCCGCCGCCGAAGCCATGCGCGACTATCCGGGCCTCGACCTCCCGCTGTCCCCGGACCCGTTCATCCAGGTGTTCGAGGAGTTCGACCGCCCACAGCCACGCCTCGACCGCGACCTCGGCGACGGCATGAGCATCTCTGTCGGTGGCCTCTCCGCGTCAACGTTCGGGCTGCAATACAACTGTCTCGCGCACAACACGATTCGCGGCGCGGCGGGCGCGAGCGTGCTGAACGGCGAACTTCTTCTCGACAGAGACTATCTCTGA
- a CDS encoding 30S ribosomal protein S17e: MAIKPAYVKKTGHRLMEKYPEAFNTDFEHNKDTVEELTNIESKSVRNRIAGYVTRKIKTSAA; the protein is encoded by the coding sequence ATGGCAATCAAACCCGCCTACGTCAAGAAGACCGGCCACCGACTGATGGAGAAGTACCCAGAAGCCTTCAACACGGACTTCGAGCACAACAAGGACACCGTCGAAGAGCTCACCAACATCGAGTCGAAGAGCGTTCGCAACCGCATCGCGGGCTACGTCACCCGCAAGATCAAGACGTCGGCAGCGTAA
- a CDS encoding DUF447 domain-containing protein has protein sequence MEPGWPVELRGVTESLVTTRGPNGKWNVAALGLHAGGPVTARTFGRTRTWRNFHARGEGYVQFPTDPVDFVAGALSVYEVADPILDSASAWARVETKRVSEEARGGITVETWELTPVESAEVAAAVPTINRGFNAVIEATVAASRLDVLEYDTETLAARLSYLADVVETCGGPREREALKRLRSLVSWE, from the coding sequence ATGGAGCCAGGATGGCCCGTCGAACTGCGCGGCGTCACCGAATCGCTCGTCACGACGCGCGGCCCGAACGGGAAGTGGAACGTCGCGGCCCTCGGCCTCCACGCGGGCGGCCCGGTGACCGCGCGAACCTTCGGTCGGACGCGCACCTGGCGTAACTTCCACGCACGCGGCGAGGGATACGTGCAATTTCCGACCGACCCCGTCGATTTCGTCGCGGGGGCACTGTCGGTGTACGAGGTGGCCGACCCGATTCTCGATAGCGCCTCCGCATGGGCACGCGTGGAGACGAAACGGGTGAGCGAAGAAGCGCGCGGTGGGATAACAGTCGAGACGTGGGAACTCACGCCCGTCGAGTCTGCCGAGGTCGCGGCCGCCGTCCCGACCATCAATCGGGGATTCAACGCCGTCATCGAGGCAACGGTGGCCGCCTCACGCCTCGACGTGCTCGAGTACGACACCGAGACGCTGGCCGCACGGCTGTCGTATCTCGCAGACGTGGTCGAAACCTGTGGCGGACCGCGTGAACGCGAGGCGCTGAAGCGTCTGCGGTCGCTCGTCTCGTGGGAGTGA
- a CDS encoding triphosphoribosyl-dephospho-CoA synthase, whose product MRTPAQNAELALLLEVASTPKPGNVDRHRDHADLRFEHFLAGAVGAQNGLQLAAAGEPLGHAFERAVAGMAEQRGGNTQFGALHLLVPLVRTATGEFSPAAAKRLVRDTTVEDAANFYRAFEHVDVFVSDPPADADDLDVRRGRRAIPTLEARELTLYDIMKMSAPTDGVAKEWTTGFERSFAGAERLRRLDGPVTDRAAQVFLELLADEPDTFVEKHHGREVAEEASERAQAYLRRKADPEKLADQFVKEGINPGTTADIVAAALFIALERGVKV is encoded by the coding sequence ATGAGAACGCCGGCACAGAACGCCGAACTCGCCTTGCTCCTCGAAGTGGCGAGTACCCCAAAGCCCGGCAACGTAGACCGCCACCGCGACCACGCGGACCTGCGATTCGAGCACTTCCTCGCCGGCGCGGTGGGGGCGCAGAACGGTCTCCAACTCGCCGCTGCGGGCGAACCGCTCGGTCACGCCTTCGAACGCGCGGTGGCCGGCATGGCTGAACAGCGCGGCGGGAACACCCAGTTCGGGGCGCTCCACTTGCTCGTTCCGCTCGTCCGAACCGCGACCGGCGAGTTCTCTCCAGCGGCCGCAAAGCGCCTCGTCAGGGACACGACCGTAGAGGATGCAGCAAACTTCTACCGCGCCTTCGAGCACGTGGACGTGTTCGTGAGCGACCCGCCAGCAGACGCAGACGACCTTGACGTACGGCGCGGACGGAGGGCCATTCCGACGCTCGAAGCGCGCGAGCTCACGCTGTACGATATCATGAAGATGAGCGCCCCGACCGACGGCGTCGCGAAGGAGTGGACGACCGGGTTCGAGCGTTCGTTCGCCGGTGCGGAACGCCTCCGTCGCCTCGACGGTCCGGTCACCGACCGAGCGGCCCAGGTGTTCCTCGAACTGCTCGCCGACGAACCGGACACGTTCGTCGAGAAGCACCACGGGCGCGAGGTGGCCGAGGAGGCAAGTGAGCGCGCGCAAGCCTATCTCCGGCGAAAGGCGGACCCCGAGAAACTGGCAGACCAGTTCGTGAAAGAAGGAATCAACCCGGGAACCACCGCAGACATCGTCGCGGCCGCGCTGTTCATCGCCCTTGAACGGGGCGTAAAGGTGTGA
- a CDS encoding tRNA-dihydrouridine synthase has translation MFEPRVALASLSGESDAQWARRGAAHAGAAFLGGVSLDDQTRDAARKLVARDRTEFLPADPIAFIDTELGALAETTLQPGVNVRTVTAEPVREAAAVCERHDAILELNAHCRQDEMCAVGAGETLLADTERLCKYVDVAAETGATVSVKVRAEVEGVDLAETASGVETAGADILHVDAMDSEAVIAKVSNADLFVIANNGVRGTETVREYLAFGADAVSVGRPSDNPTVLARVRRATQQWFGGRP, from the coding sequence GTGTTCGAACCGCGCGTTGCCCTCGCGAGCCTCTCCGGGGAGTCAGACGCCCAGTGGGCACGTCGTGGAGCCGCCCACGCTGGGGCCGCGTTTCTCGGCGGCGTCTCACTCGACGACCAGACACGGGACGCGGCCCGAAAACTGGTCGCCCGGGACAGAACGGAGTTCCTGCCCGCAGACCCCATCGCGTTCATCGATACCGAACTCGGCGCGCTCGCAGAGACGACACTCCAACCGGGCGTGAACGTCCGGACCGTCACCGCAGAACCGGTGCGCGAGGCGGCGGCCGTGTGCGAACGCCACGACGCAATCCTCGAACTGAACGCCCACTGTCGACAGGACGAAATGTGCGCCGTCGGGGCCGGAGAGACGCTGCTTGCAGATACGGAGCGCCTCTGTAAGTACGTCGACGTGGCGGCGGAAACCGGCGCGACGGTCAGCGTGAAAGTCCGCGCCGAAGTCGAAGGTGTAGACCTCGCGGAGACGGCCAGCGGGGTCGAAACCGCCGGCGCGGACATCCTGCACGTCGATGCGATGGACTCTGAGGCCGTCATCGCGAAGGTGTCGAACGCGGACCTGTTCGTCATCGCCAACAACGGCGTTCGGGGCACAGAAACGGTGCGGGAGTACCTCGCCTTCGGGGCCGACGCCGTGAGCGTGGGCCGCCCGAGTGACAATCCGACGGTGCTCGCTCGCGTTCGGCGGGCGACCCAGCAGTGGTTCGGAGGGCGGCCATGA
- the cofD gene encoding 2-phospho-L-lactate transferase gives MVTFLAGGTGTPKLLWGADAVFSPADTTVIGNTGDDVELGGLLVCPDVDTVLFSRGGVLDTDRWWGIADDTDETNHALFELAADAGLETGPRYLPDDAQTAGRRLARWRRFSGVAEFMTIGDRDRAVHITRTSLLDEGNSLTEVTQTLADAYGLDISLLPMSDDPVATIVHTQDGELHFQEFWVGHRAAPEVERVEFRGEAEASATKEVLNALSEPVVIGPSNPITSIGPMLAIDEIREALEATTVVAVSPFVEDTVFSGPAAELMAASGYDPSTAGVAAAYPFADAFVLDTEDGTRLDRPVVRTDTRMDTQADSRRVVDAVADALEVV, from the coding sequence ATGGTCACGTTTCTCGCAGGCGGCACTGGCACCCCCAAGCTACTCTGGGGTGCCGACGCCGTCTTCTCGCCCGCCGATACCACCGTCATCGGCAACACCGGGGACGACGTGGAACTCGGCGGCCTGCTCGTCTGCCCCGACGTGGACACCGTCCTCTTCTCACGCGGCGGCGTCCTCGACACCGACCGGTGGTGGGGCATCGCAGACGACACGGACGAGACGAATCACGCACTGTTCGAACTCGCGGCGGACGCGGGCCTCGAAACCGGCCCGCGCTACCTCCCGGACGACGCCCAGACTGCCGGGCGAAGATTGGCCCGCTGGCGACGATTTTCCGGCGTCGCCGAGTTCATGACGATTGGCGACCGCGACCGGGCGGTTCACATCACCCGGACGAGCCTGCTGGACGAGGGTAACTCGCTCACCGAAGTCACCCAGACGCTCGCGGACGCGTACGGCCTCGACATCTCGTTGCTCCCGATGAGCGACGACCCCGTGGCGACCATCGTTCACACGCAGGACGGCGAGCTGCACTTCCAGGAGTTCTGGGTCGGCCACCGCGCCGCGCCGGAAGTCGAGCGCGTCGAATTCCGCGGGGAAGCGGAGGCGAGCGCCACGAAAGAGGTTCTCAACGCGCTCTCCGAACCGGTGGTCATCGGCCCGTCGAACCCAATCACGAGCATCGGGCCCATGCTCGCCATCGACGAGATTCGCGAGGCGCTCGAAGCGACAACCGTGGTCGCCGTCTCGCCGTTCGTCGAGGACACTGTCTTCTCTGGCCCGGCAGCAGAGTTGATGGCGGCGTCGGGCTACGACCCCAGCACGGCGGGGGTTGCAGCGGCCTACCCGTTCGCGGATGCATTCGTCCTCGACACCGAAGACGGCACGCGACTCGACCGTCCCGTGGTCAGGACGGATACGCGAATGGACACACAAGCCGATTCGAGGCGCGTCGTAGACGCCGTCGCAGACGCACTGGAGGTGGTCTGA